Proteins encoded together in one Acidobacteriota bacterium window:
- a CDS encoding M48 family metallopeptidase, producing MKLHSRLALVFTLVATTVVAQTKVTPPKNKFTVEQDVQIGREASAEVRREYPIITDDQIEGYLERLGDRLVSAAPADLNKPQFDYSFTPVNLKDINAFALPGGPMFVNRGMIEAAGGEGEVAGVMAHELAHVLLRHGTANATKAQGFQIGALAGAIAGAVVGGGLGQVIAQGSQFGLGTWMMKYSRDYEKQADLLGAQIMARAGYDPRELARMFETIAKQGNGAPPQWLSSHPNPGNRTQYITQEANQLRVAPRPDDSGFARTRSRLTSLGPARTMAEVERNAKSGEGNRAPVSVGRVGDPVPRPSAQYRTVKGGQLFQVSIPSNWTALASESSVKYVPQNGYGQANGQETMTHGVEMGVMRASSRDLRQATQTLVEGFLQGNEGMRVAGSQRSVQLSGRAAILTPLEGRSVLGGVEHVDVYTTLLADGNLFYHLAVAPDREIDLYSAAFTRVARSIRLNDR from the coding sequence ATGAAACTGCACAGCCGGCTGGCATTGGTGTTCACCCTGGTCGCTACCACCGTGGTGGCCCAGACGAAGGTGACCCCACCGAAGAACAAGTTTACGGTCGAGCAGGACGTGCAGATTGGCCGGGAAGCCTCCGCGGAGGTCCGCAGGGAGTACCCGATCATCACCGACGATCAGATCGAGGGCTACCTCGAACGGCTCGGCGACCGGCTGGTGAGCGCGGCGCCCGCCGACCTCAACAAGCCGCAGTTCGATTACTCGTTCACGCCGGTGAACCTCAAGGACATCAACGCGTTCGCGTTGCCCGGCGGCCCCATGTTCGTCAACCGCGGCATGATCGAGGCAGCGGGCGGCGAAGGCGAAGTCGCCGGCGTGATGGCGCACGAGCTGGCACACGTGCTGCTGCGCCACGGCACGGCCAACGCCACCAAGGCGCAGGGCTTCCAGATTGGCGCGCTCGCCGGCGCCATTGCCGGCGCGGTGGTCGGCGGCGGCCTCGGACAGGTCATCGCCCAGGGCTCGCAGTTTGGCCTCGGCACCTGGATGATGAAATACAGCCGCGACTACGAGAAGCAGGCCGACCTGCTCGGTGCGCAGATCATGGCACGCGCCGGCTATGACCCGCGTGAACTGGCGCGGATGTTCGAGACCATTGCCAAGCAGGGCAACGGCGCCCCGCCCCAGTGGCTCAGCAGCCACCCCAATCCCGGCAACCGCACGCAGTACATCACGCAGGAAGCGAATCAGTTGCGCGTGGCACCGCGGCCCGACGACAGCGGCTTCGCACGCACCCGTTCGCGCCTGACTTCGCTCGGCCCGGCGCGCACGATGGCCGAGGTCGAGAGGAACGCCAAGAGCGGCGAGGGTAACCGCGCGCCGGTATCAGTAGGACGGGTCGGCGATCCCGTGCCGCGACCCTCAGCGCAGTACCGCACAGTGAAGGGCGGGCAGCTATTCCAGGTCAGCATCCCCAGCAACTGGACGGCGCTCGCGTCAGAAAGCTCTGTGAAGTACGTGCCGCAGAACGGCTACGGCCAGGCTAACGGACAGGAGACCATGACCCACGGCGTCGAGATGGGCGTCATGCGCGCGTCATCGCGCGACCTTCGGCAGGCCACGCAAACGCTGGTGGAGGGCTTCCTTCAGGGCAACGAGGGCATGCGGGTGGCCGGTTCCCAGCGTAGCGTGCAGCTCTCGGGCCGCGCCGCCATCCTCACTCCGCTCGAAGGGCGCTCGGTCCTTGGCGGGGTCGAGCACGTGGATGTCTACACAACGCTGCTGGCTGACGGGAACCTCTTCTATCACCTCGCGGTCGCGCCGGATCGGGAGATCGACCTCTACTCAGCCGCCTTTACCCGCGTCGCGCGGTCGATCAGGCTAAACGACCGCTAG
- a CDS encoding DNA-binding protein: MNRAFIVILFAVTSLVACSPEPAATTTTPAAAATPAPAAAPAAATITGTIAETMNSGGYTYALLKTESNDMWIAAGELPVKVGDRISATIDMPMENFNSKTLNRSFPVIYFVANVTRNGQIVPPADGTAALALATSHEPTPAGAPQVVEPIAPAPGGITIADLWAKRKELSGKAVVVRGKVVKVNNQVMGSNWFHLQDGSGTAKDGTNDLTVTTSATVNVGDIVTISGTLTTDKDFGSGYAYDAIVEKATVTPSKAAN; encoded by the coding sequence ATGAACCGCGCCTTCATTGTCATCTTATTTGCTGTCACCAGCCTCGTCGCCTGCAGCCCAGAGCCGGCGGCCACGACGACCACACCCGCGGCTGCGGCTACGCCTGCGCCGGCAGCGGCCCCGGCGGCGGCAACCATCACCGGCACGATTGCCGAAACCATGAACTCGGGTGGCTACACCTACGCGCTGCTGAAGACCGAATCGAATGACATGTGGATTGCTGCCGGCGAGCTGCCGGTCAAGGTCGGCGACCGCATCTCGGCAACCATCGATATGCCGATGGAGAACTTCAACAGCAAGACGCTGAATCGCAGTTTCCCGGTGATCTACTTCGTGGCAAATGTGACCCGCAATGGCCAGATCGTGCCGCCAGCTGACGGCACCGCGGCGCTCGCCCTGGCGACGAGCCATGAACCGACACCAGCGGGTGCGCCGCAAGTGGTCGAACCAATCGCGCCCGCACCCGGGGGCATCACCATTGCCGACCTCTGGGCGAAGCGCAAGGAGCTGTCCGGCAAGGCCGTGGTGGTCCGCGGCAAGGTGGTCAAGGTCAACAACCAGGTCATGGGCAGCAACTGGTTTCACCTGCAGGATGGGTCCGGCACCGCCAAGGACGGCACCAACGACCTGACGGTCACAACCAGCGCCACGGTCAATGTCGGCGACATCGTGACCATCTCGGGCACGCTGACCACCGACAAGGATTTTGGTTCGGGCTATGCCTACGACGCGATTGTTGAGAAGGCGACCGTGACCCCAAGCAAGGCCGCCAACTGA
- a CDS encoding cupin domain-containing protein, giving the protein MEAGPIDAQAIGGPEKGKPVAGDPGISSMVVMDRPEFRVLRDWAEPGAVRRMHNHVNTTYHVFTLLTGQLVLTIEGQEPVEVMAGDVVDLKGGVMHTFKNTGTVTATIVEVFGKAPK; this is encoded by the coding sequence GTGGAAGCCGGACCAATCGATGCGCAGGCCATCGGCGGGCCCGAGAAGGGCAAACCGGTCGCCGGCGATCCCGGCATTTCATCCATGGTAGTGATGGACCGTCCGGAGTTTCGGGTCCTGCGCGATTGGGCCGAGCCGGGCGCCGTCCGCCGCATGCACAATCACGTGAACACCACCTACCACGTATTCACCTTGCTGACGGGCCAGCTCGTCCTGACGATCGAAGGCCAGGAACCCGTGGAGGTGATGGCCGGCGACGTCGTCGACCTGAAGGGCGGCGTCATGCACACCTTCAAGAACACCGGCACCGTCACCGCCACCATCGTCGAGGTGTTCGGCAAGGCGCCTAAGTGA
- a CDS encoding ADOP family duplicated permease, which produces MIARSPGLAAVVIVSLGVGIGVNTAVFSWLQAVTMKPLPGVSNGASFLSVEPKTDTGTYPGMSWTEYRDLVPQLQAIDELIAYRMAPLNVGEAARTERTYALLVSGNYFAALGLRPAAGRFIRPDEADVAGAEPIVVLSYDYWHTRFGGSPDAIGQTLQVNDSRLTVVGVAPEGFQGTIMGLQFDLWVPATLAPVLVFGSAELESRSQRGYSAIGRLRAGATAAEATAQLVSAMSALAAQFPETNERISGELRPFWKAVRGPQQMFVTALGLLQGVMLLVLLAVCGNTANLVLARASSRYREVGVRLALGARPGSVMRLLLVENVLLGLLGAALGILIAWWGTEALRAMPAYGAFPVRFQTSLDGFGLLFAITLGVGSGLLFGAAPAWQLGRIDPQHAIRSGLKGAGRSTMRDGLMAAQCGLAVLVLVVAGLFFQGFVETRDTDPGFRTEGLLLATYDLGPGAPTDDYARQFAVQLLDRLKRVPAVESVAIANAMPLDIHGLPMRGFTIEGRAQTTAQQELALSNIVSPGYFSTMGIALVAGGDFTGLSDRTQPPQVIVNEEFVRRFIAPADPIGRGLMNGGVTYTIAGIARNSTYEAFGEPPTPAFFLSYRDRPRYLGEVHLRARPGSETMLASEVQRAVREIDASLPVYNIRTMAEHVERNLFLRKIPARMFLVIAPLLLALVSLGIYAVVSYSVAHRTSEIGVRLALGATTDRVVKQIVKESMLVIAAGVVLAMVVAVMVDLHLFAGGAEDVPMLVGVPVLLLGVAWLACWLPARRATLVDPLVALRSE; this is translated from the coding sequence ATGATCGCCCGCTCGCCCGGTTTGGCGGCGGTGGTCATCGTGTCGCTGGGCGTCGGCATTGGCGTCAACACCGCGGTCTTTTCGTGGCTGCAGGCGGTGACGATGAAGCCGCTGCCTGGCGTGTCGAACGGCGCCAGTTTTCTCTCGGTTGAACCGAAGACCGACACCGGCACCTACCCTGGCATGTCGTGGACCGAGTACCGCGACCTGGTCCCGCAGCTCCAGGCGATCGACGAGCTCATCGCCTATCGGATGGCGCCGCTCAACGTCGGCGAGGCAGCGCGAACCGAACGGACCTATGCCCTGCTGGTGTCGGGCAACTACTTTGCGGCGCTCGGCCTGCGGCCCGCCGCCGGACGATTCATACGGCCCGATGAAGCGGATGTCGCAGGGGCGGAGCCCATCGTGGTCCTCTCTTACGACTACTGGCACACGCGCTTCGGCGGCAGCCCGGATGCCATCGGCCAAACTTTGCAGGTCAACGACAGTCGCCTGACAGTCGTCGGCGTCGCGCCAGAGGGATTCCAAGGCACGATCATGGGCCTGCAGTTCGACCTGTGGGTGCCAGCCACACTCGCGCCGGTGTTGGTTTTTGGTTCGGCCGAGCTCGAGTCGCGAAGCCAGCGTGGCTACTCGGCGATCGGGCGCTTGCGCGCTGGCGCCACCGCGGCCGAAGCGACCGCCCAGCTGGTGTCGGCGATGAGCGCGCTGGCCGCGCAGTTTCCCGAGACCAACGAGCGCATCAGCGGCGAGCTTCGGCCATTCTGGAAGGCGGTTCGCGGGCCGCAGCAGATGTTCGTGACCGCACTTGGCCTGCTGCAGGGCGTGATGTTGTTGGTGCTGCTGGCCGTGTGCGGCAACACCGCCAACCTGGTGCTGGCTCGGGCCAGTTCCCGCTACCGAGAAGTTGGTGTGCGCCTGGCGCTTGGTGCGCGGCCGGGCAGCGTAATGAGGTTGCTGCTGGTCGAGAACGTCTTGCTGGGGCTACTCGGCGCGGCCCTGGGAATCCTGATCGCCTGGTGGGGCACAGAAGCGTTGCGCGCCATGCCCGCGTATGGCGCGTTCCCCGTTCGCTTTCAAACCAGCCTTGATGGCTTCGGCCTGTTGTTCGCAATCACGCTCGGCGTCGGCAGCGGCCTGCTGTTCGGCGCCGCGCCGGCGTGGCAGCTCGGACGCATCGACCCGCAGCACGCGATTCGAAGCGGACTGAAGGGCGCCGGCCGCAGCACCATGCGCGACGGCCTGATGGCGGCGCAGTGCGGCCTTGCCGTGCTCGTGCTGGTGGTGGCCGGCCTGTTCTTCCAGGGCTTCGTTGAGACTCGCGATACCGACCCCGGCTTCCGCACTGAAGGGCTGCTACTGGCCACCTACGACCTCGGCCCCGGCGCACCGACCGACGACTACGCCCGGCAGTTTGCCGTCCAGTTACTCGATCGCCTGAAGCGCGTGCCCGCGGTTGAATCGGTGGCCATCGCCAACGCCATGCCGCTCGACATTCATGGCCTGCCCATGCGCGGCTTCACGATTGAAGGCCGCGCGCAGACGACGGCGCAGCAGGAGCTGGCGCTCAGCAACATCGTGTCGCCCGGTTACTTCAGCACCATGGGCATTGCGCTCGTGGCCGGCGGTGATTTCACCGGCCTGTCTGATCGCACGCAGCCACCCCAGGTCATTGTCAACGAAGAGTTCGTCCGCCGATTTATTGCGCCTGCCGACCCGATTGGTCGCGGCCTGATGAACGGCGGTGTCACGTACACGATTGCCGGCATCGCGAGGAACTCCACCTACGAGGCGTTTGGCGAGCCGCCCACGCCGGCGTTCTTCCTCTCCTACCGGGACCGCCCGCGCTACCTTGGCGAGGTGCACCTGCGCGCGCGGCCGGGCTCGGAAACGATGCTCGCCTCCGAGGTGCAACGGGCCGTGCGCGAGATCGACGCGTCGCTCCCGGTCTACAACATCCGCACCATGGCGGAGCACGTTGAGCGCAACCTGTTCCTGCGGAAGATTCCGGCGCGCATGTTCCTGGTCATCGCGCCGTTGTTGCTGGCACTCGTATCGCTGGGGATCTACGCCGTCGTCTCGTACTCGGTCGCCCATCGCACTTCGGAGATCGGCGTCCGCCTTGCCCTTGGGGCAACGACGGATCGGGTGGTGAAGCAAATCGTCAAGGAGAGCATGCTGGTGATCGCCGCCGGCGTCGTCCTGGCGATGGTCGTGGCCGTGATGGTGGACCTGCATCTCTTCGCTGGCGGCGCCGAGGACGTGCCAATGCTGGTGGGCGTGCCGGTGCTGCTGCTCGGCGTCGCGTGGCTCGCGTGCTGGCTTCCCGCCCGCCGCGCGACCCTGGTGGATCCACTGGTCGCGCTGCGGTCGGAATAG
- a CDS encoding HAMP domain-containing sensor histidine kinase, which produces MLSLRARVFAGALLWSAGLFLGAGLLLTHYMLFAPQAAGNFHSFFFHFMWPIAITTVVCLVVGLSQVRRGLASFDELRARLVDVREGRHNRLEGDYPVEVQPLVSDLNGLLSDREQRVARALTKAGDLAHGLKTPLTVLNQEAERAKAGGHTEVAAAITRQVDRMRRQVDYHLAQARASASGGNPGVRCHVLTSADGLARTMHMLHAERGVRVDVEVSHEHYVQGQREDLDEMLGNLLDNACKWAKSRVTVASAIEPGRVVISVDDDGPGLDPSLREAVLRRGVRADEAAPGSGLGLAIVRDLAELYGGSISLHESPSAGVRARLELPGA; this is translated from the coding sequence ATGCTGTCGCTGCGTGCGCGCGTGTTCGCCGGCGCGCTCCTGTGGTCGGCGGGCCTGTTCCTCGGCGCCGGCCTCCTGCTGACGCATTACATGCTCTTCGCGCCGCAGGCTGCCGGCAACTTCCACAGTTTCTTTTTCCATTTCATGTGGCCGATCGCGATCACGACGGTGGTGTGCCTCGTAGTCGGGCTCTCACAGGTCCGCCGCGGGCTCGCCTCGTTCGACGAGCTGCGCGCGCGGCTGGTCGATGTGCGTGAAGGCCGCCACAATCGCCTCGAGGGCGACTATCCGGTGGAAGTGCAGCCCCTCGTCAGCGATTTGAACGGGCTGTTGAGCGATCGCGAACAGCGTGTGGCCCGGGCGCTGACCAAGGCCGGCGACCTTGCTCATGGCCTGAAGACGCCACTGACGGTGCTGAATCAGGAGGCCGAGCGGGCCAAGGCGGGCGGCCACACGGAAGTGGCGGCGGCCATCACACGGCAGGTGGACCGCATGCGCCGGCAGGTGGACTACCACCTGGCGCAGGCCCGCGCGTCGGCATCGGGCGGCAACCCGGGCGTGCGGTGCCATGTGCTCACCTCCGCCGATGGCCTGGCCCGCACCATGCACATGCTGCATGCCGAGCGCGGCGTCCGCGTGGACGTCGAGGTGTCGCACGAACACTACGTGCAGGGACAGCGCGAGGACCTCGACGAGATGCTCGGCAACCTGCTCGATAACGCCTGCAAGTGGGCGAAGTCGCGGGTGACCGTGGCCTCGGCGATCGAGCCCGGCCGCGTCGTCATATCCGTGGACGATGATGGCCCCGGTCTGGACCCGTCGCTTCGAGAGGCGGTGCTGCGCCGGGGCGTGAGGGCAGACGAGGCGGCGCCCGGCTCGGGTCTGGGCCTCGCGATCGTCCGCGATCTTGCGGAGCTATATGGTGGCTCGATCTCGCTGCACGAGTCGCCGTCGGCCGGCGTCCGCGCGCGCTTGGAGCTCCCCGGAGCCTAG
- a CDS encoding cupin domain-containing protein, producing the protein MQKTLLVVVIGLIAGCASELVAQQPAPPRPVPTGAWAPKPIKTPGYVPPQKPWVKLADLKAKHKGQADWHELLVNDGRLTAEYFFAAPGTRVSQRFHPDTREWFAVVEGEVRVEIEGQAPITARRGSLINIPRQTIYSVETIGTTPSLRFVVNVAGAKTMYPQEAAPPAPAAGTAWVPVTINRTPGRYDEFNQPHLNIHEAAAKNEKYSGGRFVRDDKSEMLVLYGHEKNLPPPNPLDKGHFHAESAEFWLVFAGQIRYAFEGQEPFVASEGDVVYVPASTWHATRYTGPNPSCRLSITEYVGNALLLEPRPVK; encoded by the coding sequence ATGCAAAAGACACTGCTCGTCGTCGTTATCGGTTTGATAGCCGGCTGTGCTTCAGAACTGGTCGCGCAGCAGCCCGCTCCGCCGCGTCCCGTGCCCACCGGCGCGTGGGCGCCCAAGCCGATCAAGACACCCGGCTATGTGCCGCCGCAGAAGCCATGGGTCAAACTCGCGGACCTGAAGGCGAAGCACAAAGGGCAAGCCGACTGGCACGAGCTGCTGGTGAATGACGGGCGGCTGACGGCCGAGTATTTCTTCGCCGCGCCGGGCACCAGGGTCAGCCAGCGATTTCATCCCGACACGCGCGAGTGGTTCGCGGTGGTTGAAGGCGAAGTGCGGGTGGAGATCGAAGGGCAGGCGCCGATTACGGCGCGCCGCGGGTCGTTGATTAACATCCCGCGCCAAACCATCTACTCGGTGGAAACCATCGGCACGACGCCGAGCCTGCGATTTGTCGTCAACGTGGCCGGCGCCAAGACGATGTATCCGCAAGAGGCCGCCCCGCCTGCGCCGGCGGCCGGCACGGCTTGGGTGCCCGTCACCATCAACCGCACACCCGGCCGGTACGACGAGTTCAACCAGCCGCACCTGAACATTCACGAGGCCGCGGCGAAAAACGAGAAATACTCCGGCGGCCGCTTCGTTCGCGATGACAAGTCGGAGATGCTCGTGCTCTACGGCCACGAGAAGAACCTGCCGCCGCCGAATCCGCTCGACAAGGGCCACTTTCACGCCGAGAGCGCGGAATTCTGGCTCGTGTTCGCCGGGCAGATCCGTTACGCATTCGAAGGGCAAGAGCCGTTCGTGGCCAGCGAGGGCGACGTAGTGTACGTGCCCGCCAGCACCTGGCATGCCACGCGCTATACCGGGCCCAACCCATCGTGCCGGCTCTCGATCACCGAGTACGTCGGCAACGCGCTGTTGCTCGAGCCTCGTCCGGTCAAATAG
- a CDS encoding malate synthase — MTSAARTLEIRGTLQADFADVLTPAAVAALEHLAHFDRDRKTLMDERIARRRQRARNQQRIGFLPAGDLIGRTAIRVSDAREGRFTGSEIPPDLQRQWIQGTGPASRPHAPVEVGLRNVAYALLSGADGWMFDGEDALGQVSTMSLENQRNLKLAIHEDPLFLKVAEQVAAEMNQWAAGFFQRPIIDDWRRQLRFTTKIFRARGLHLDDRQVRHASGEGFSASIVDATLYVVNNHRRLRDAGASVVLYLPKIQTAEEAALWSDLLSALEAHLGLEPGAIKAYVLVEQIEACFQLMEIRAALGRHFVGFNTGRWDYINSVSDAMAWDGTFINPNIDAITMTYGYMRQYEDRVRRAVNTPDREGRFALWQGGMEPNIPVGSEAGVAAGMKRALAGAEREQREGASGKWVAHWKMVHIVRPVWEQAGEANQMGRAFPRLTYTDADAVGLTQLEPAPRTVRGARDLISVAIQYGNAFGQGLQAAALKPADFFGNDDVLYLMEDMATGEIRLSILWEWLHKQAVLTEGEHAGEVFSAELCARLIDEEYAKLLTAANRDVHEVSKTTTLPIAREIVVTYVMGHTKLPWYIDLLNINLGNHDLNEARRRIRLAADAFATDGTRITANLDFSRKPATD, encoded by the coding sequence ATGACGTCCGCCGCGCGCACGCTCGAGATTCGAGGCACCCTCCAGGCCGATTTTGCCGATGTGCTGACGCCGGCGGCCGTGGCCGCCCTCGAGCACCTCGCCCATTTCGATCGCGATCGCAAGACGCTGATGGACGAGCGGATCGCACGCCGCCGCCAGCGCGCCCGGAACCAGCAGCGCATTGGCTTTCTGCCAGCCGGCGACCTGATCGGCCGCACCGCCATCCGCGTCAGCGACGCGCGCGAGGGCCGGTTCACCGGCAGCGAGATCCCGCCGGACCTGCAACGCCAGTGGATCCAGGGCACCGGCCCCGCTTCGCGGCCACATGCACCAGTTGAAGTCGGCCTCCGTAACGTCGCGTACGCGCTGCTGTCGGGCGCCGACGGCTGGATGTTCGACGGTGAAGACGCCCTTGGACAGGTCTCAACCATGTCGCTGGAGAATCAGCGCAACCTGAAGCTGGCAATCCACGAAGATCCGCTGTTCCTGAAGGTGGCCGAGCAGGTCGCCGCCGAGATGAACCAGTGGGCCGCGGGGTTCTTCCAGCGGCCCATCATCGACGACTGGCGCCGGCAGTTGCGCTTCACGACGAAGATCTTCCGCGCCCGCGGGCTGCACCTCGACGATCGGCAGGTCCGCCACGCCAGCGGCGAAGGGTTTTCCGCTTCGATCGTTGACGCGACGCTCTACGTGGTGAACAACCATCGCCGTCTCCGCGACGCGGGCGCATCGGTGGTGTTGTACCTGCCGAAGATCCAGACCGCCGAAGAGGCCGCCCTGTGGAGCGACCTGCTGTCGGCGCTCGAGGCCCACCTGGGTCTCGAACCCGGTGCCATCAAGGCCTATGTCCTGGTGGAGCAGATCGAGGCGTGCTTCCAGTTGATGGAGATCCGGGCCGCGCTCGGCCGGCATTTCGTCGGCTTCAACACCGGGCGCTGGGACTACATCAACAGCGTGTCCGATGCCATGGCGTGGGACGGCACCTTCATCAACCCGAACATCGACGCCATCACGATGACCTACGGCTACATGCGCCAGTACGAGGATCGCGTGCGCCGGGCCGTGAACACCCCAGACCGCGAGGGCCGCTTCGCGCTATGGCAGGGCGGCATGGAGCCGAACATCCCGGTGGGGTCTGAAGCCGGTGTTGCCGCCGGCATGAAGCGCGCGCTCGCTGGCGCCGAGCGGGAACAACGCGAGGGCGCCAGCGGCAAATGGGTCGCCCACTGGAAGATGGTCCACATCGTCCGGCCGGTCTGGGAGCAGGCCGGCGAGGCCAACCAGATGGGGCGCGCGTTTCCGCGGCTGACCTACACCGATGCCGATGCGGTGGGCCTGACGCAACTGGAGCCGGCGCCACGCACCGTGCGCGGCGCCCGCGATCTGATCAGCGTGGCCATCCAGTACGGCAACGCCTTCGGCCAGGGGCTGCAGGCCGCGGCGCTCAAGCCCGCCGACTTCTTTGGTAATGACGATGTGCTCTATCTGATGGAAGACATGGCGACGGGTGAGATCCGGCTGAGCATCCTATGGGAGTGGCTGCACAAGCAGGCCGTGCTGACCGAGGGCGAGCACGCCGGCGAGGTGTTCTCGGCCGAACTCTGCGCCCGGCTCATCGACGAGGAGTATGCGAAGCTGTTGACTGCGGCGAATCGCGACGTCCACGAGGTGTCAAAAACCACCACGCTGCCTATTGCCCGGGAGATTGTCGTGACCTACGTAATGGGCCACACCAAGCTGCCTTGGTATATCGATCTGCTCAACATCAACCTCGGCAACCACGATCTCAACGAGGCCAGACGCCGAATCAGGCTGGCCGCAGACGCCTTCGCCACCGATGGCACAAGGATCACGGCGAACCTCGACTTCTCACGAAAACCAGCCACCGATTGA
- a CDS encoding response regulator transcription factor, translated as MRILVVEDEAALSEQLATALAAAGYAVDCAADGERADFLGRTEGYDAVVLDLGLPKMDGLTVLRRWRESGIAIPVLVLTARGSWHEKVQGIDGGADDYMAKPFEIEEVLARLRALIRRASGHVTPEIRIGPLVLDPRGARVTLAGAPVKLTSHEFRVLSYLMHHRGRIVSQGELTEHIYSQGFDRDSNTVEVFVARLRRKLGGTFIETVRGMGYRIEGRS; from the coding sequence GTGCGCATCCTGGTGGTCGAGGACGAAGCCGCCTTGTCTGAACAACTTGCGACCGCCCTGGCTGCGGCCGGCTATGCCGTCGATTGCGCAGCTGACGGCGAACGTGCCGACTTCCTGGGACGAACGGAGGGATACGATGCCGTGGTCCTCGACCTGGGCCTTCCAAAAATGGATGGCCTCACCGTGTTGCGCCGATGGCGCGAATCGGGCATCGCCATCCCGGTGCTGGTATTGACGGCCCGCGGCAGCTGGCACGAGAAGGTCCAGGGCATTGACGGCGGCGCCGACGACTACATGGCCAAGCCGTTCGAGATCGAAGAGGTGCTGGCGCGCTTGCGCGCGCTGATTCGCCGCGCCAGCGGGCACGTGACCCCGGAAATTCGCATCGGCCCGCTCGTGCTGGACCCTCGCGGTGCGCGCGTCACGCTCGCCGGCGCGCCGGTCAAGCTGACCAGCCACGAGTTTCGCGTCTTGTCGTACCTGATGCATCACCGCGGCCGCATCGTGTCGCAGGGCGAGCTCACCGAACACATCTACTCGCAGGGGTTCGATCGTGATTCGAACACCGTGGAGGTGTTCGTGGCGCGACTGCGCCGCAAGCTTGGCGGCACCTTCATCGAGACGGTGCGCGGCATGGGCTATCGCATCGAGGGCCGGTCGTGA
- a CDS encoding methyltransferase domain-containing protein has product MATRVLFTLSLLLAATAATGGQAGTPDIFFNPTRHAVADAMLQLAGVTAGDVVYDLGSGDGRIPIIAAQKYGARGMGIEINPNLVAQSWGNANDAKVANRVRFITGDLFEADLSEATVVTAYLSPSIMKRLMPKLRALAPGTRIVSHQFDMPGWPSDERRRVDEAEILLWRVQK; this is encoded by the coding sequence ATGGCCACGCGCGTCCTTTTCACCCTCAGTCTCTTGCTTGCGGCGACGGCGGCAACGGGCGGCCAGGCGGGGACGCCCGACATCTTCTTCAACCCGACCCGCCACGCCGTGGCCGACGCCATGCTGCAGCTGGCCGGCGTGACCGCCGGCGACGTGGTCTACGACCTGGGATCCGGCGACGGCCGCATCCCGATCATCGCGGCGCAGAAGTACGGTGCTCGCGGCATGGGCATCGAGATCAACCCGAACCTGGTTGCCCAGTCGTGGGGCAACGCCAACGACGCTAAGGTCGCCAACCGTGTCCGCTTCATCACGGGCGATCTTTTCGAGGCCGACTTGAGCGAGGCGACCGTGGTGACCGCGTACCTGTCGCCGAGCATCATGAAGCGCCTGATGCCGAAGCTGCGCGCCCTCGCGCCGGGGACGCGCATTGTCTCGCACCAGTTCGACATGCCTGGCTGGCCGTCCGACGAACGCCGCCGGGTGGATGAGGCCGAAATCCTCTTGTGGAGAGTTCAAAAATGA